In Brachyspira pilosicoli, the genomic window ACATGAATTTGATAGCATTATTACAGGACTTAGTCTCGAATGGAAACCTTCAATATTTCAAATAGGTATAGGCGGCGGAGTTAAATTTCCTTTATCCGGTAAATATTGGACAGGAGACAATTGTATATTATTAGATTATAAGGCTTTATCATCAAGATTTAATAATGTAGTTATACCTTATATAAAACTTTATACTGGTATAAATTTATTTTTAGTAAGTTTATTATTTTATGTTAATTTTGATATACCATATTATCAGATAAAAGATAATGTATCTTCATTAGGTGAAGGATATAGATATTCTACTCAATTAGCTTCGGTTGATATAGGTGTTCAAATTGGTATACATTTACCTATAATAGAATTTGGTGATAGCTATGATAATGCCAGACCGAAGTATTAATAAACATAAGCCAAGTTTTTAATTTTATATAAATGAAATTGTGTAAAAAAATATACTTAAAAATAGTGTAATATATTTGTTTTATTAAAAACGTAGTTCTTCGTAAAGCGTATCTGAAGTATATAATGTTCTTTTATATTAATATCAAAATCTCATTAGTCGGTAAAAAAGAGTAGGGAATTTCTAAGCATAAAGACCTGTATAAATAATATATAATTAGCAGGCATATAAAAATATATTGCCCGCTAATTGTATAATTTTACTAACTTATTTAATTGTTAGATTCGCCTATTTTTCCTGCTTCAATATCTTTAATTATTTGAGCATATTTTTCTTCTGTTATTTCATATTTTTTTACCAAAATCATTCCAAATATTAAGAATATAACAGGTCCAATACCAAACATCAAATTGAGCATCTTTAAAGTATATGGAGTTTGCTCTACATTAGGTACATAATTAGATATAGCCAAAACAAATCCTATTACGCCTCCAGAAACAGCCAATGCAATTTTATAAGCAAAAGTATTCAAAGCAAATAATAGAGAATCTGATCTTTTACCCAATTTCCAGTGACTATATTCAGCAGTATCTGCCAACATAGAAATATTAGCCAAATTAAGAGCTGAAATAGCTATACCTGCTAATATTAAAGCAGCAACCAATAATATAATGTTTTTTCCTAAGAAATATTTCATAAAACAGCTAATAATTAATCCAATAAAACCTAAATTGCTGACAGTCTTTTTACCTAATTTTTCAATTATTTTTGGAAGGAACATAAAACCAAGTAATCCTGATCCCATAGTAATAGGCATTAAATAAGGTATTAGTTCTGGTTTTTTTAGGAAATATATAATCCAATATGTAGTTACACCTGAAGTCATTTGCATACCAAAATCATAAGCTATTCTAATCCAAACAACTTTCATAAAAGGTTTATTAACTTTAAGTATATTAATATAATCTTTAAGTTTATTCACAGGTAATTTGCCAAGATCTCTTTTTTCTTTAACATTAGCAAAACATAACCAAGAACTTATTAACGATATAACAGATACTATTATACCATAATACATATAACCTTTACCAACATTTCCTCCTCCTAATGATTCTACCATAGGTATAGTTAATGAAGCTGCTAAAACAAAAGCTAAAAAGGCAAACCATCTCTGAAAAGCCAATATAGAAGTTTTATCTTTATCATCAGTTGTAAAAGTAGGCACCATTGACATCATAGGTATATCCAAAGCTGTATAAGCCATACCTATACCTATATATGTTATATAAGCCCATACAATTTTTCCTGCATTAGATATATTTACAGGTATAAGCATCATAGTAAATGTGATAGCTGCAAATATAGGGACAAATAATAAATATGGTCTATATTTACCCCAGCGCGTATTTGTTTTATCTGCTATAACTCCCATCATAGGGTCATTAATAGCATCCCATAATCTAGCAACAAAAAATAATGTTCCAACAGCAAGAGCACTTATTCCAAATACATCAGTAAAATATATCATCAAGTAATATGAAATAAAGCCCATATATAAATCTTTTCCTAAAGAACCTACTCCAAAGAAAAATTTTTCTCTAATAGTCAATTTATCCATAAAATTCTCCCTGTTTTTCATAATGATAATAATGAAATTATTACATTAATTTTTGAAAAACCTTATTTATATCTTTATTATCCATTTTTACAGGATTTAATCCCATACATCCATGATTCATAGAATCTTTTGTCATAATTTCGATTCCATCATCTGTCATAGAATATTCTTTTAGATTCATTTCTATACCTAATTGATTAAATAACTCATCTAATTTATTTTGCAAAATAGAAACTGCCTCTTCAATATTGCAATTTGATTTATCCAAATAATCAACTAACATTTTTAAATTATGTTTTTTATCTCCCGCATAATCTAAAGCATATTTCTGCAATACTCCGCAAGCTAATCCATGAGGCACATTATATTGACTAGTTAATTGACAGCCCATAGCATGCCCCATAGTTCCGCAGCAATGACTCATGGCAATACCTGCTAATGTAGAAGCAAAAGACATATTACTTCTTGCCTCTAAATCATTGCCGTTTAATCTAACCTTATTTAAATTATTAAATATTAATTCTATTGCATTAATAGCTAAAATGTTTGTAAACGGATTTTCTATAGTAGAAACTAATGATTCTAAAGCATGACTAAGAGCATCTAAACCTGTAGAAATAGTTACGGCACTTGGCATACCAATAGTTAAAACAGGATCAACTATAGCTATTTTTGGACAAATTAAATCAGATGTTATAGAATCTTTTAAATGAGTTTTTGAATCTGATATAACAGCATATTTTGAAACTTCTGAACCTGTTCCTGATGTTGTAGGTAATGCTATTATTGGTATTGTTTTTTTTATTTCCAATTTATTAGGATTAGAATCAAGATACTCTGTAATATTTGTATTAGTATTAGCAACAACAGAGGCAGCTTTAGCTATATCTATAGAACTTCCTCCGCCAATAACTAAAATAGTATCTATATTATTAGATTCTATATATTTCGCTAAATCCATAACTTGTAAATTGGTTGGGTTAGGAGTAACTTCAGAATATATATACTTTATGGAATTAGATTTTATTATATCATTTGTATATGCTTGATTAAGTAAAAACTTATCTGTTACCAATAAAACATTATTTTGTGATAATTCTTTAATATACTTATTGATTTCTTTATATTTATTTTCACCAAAAATAATTTTAGTAGGTAATAAATATTCAAAATTTACTAACATAAATAACTCTCCATTAATTCATCTTGGATATCATTTCATAAAATAATTCATTAAATTTTTCTAAATTAATTATTTTTGTTGGTATATCTACAATATTAACTTCATCATCTGATCTGCTTCCATCATCAACTTGTAGCCAGCCTGTTTTCATGTTATCTTCTATTTTTACTATACGTTTATTTTCAGTTGTAAATAATTCAGGATTTGTTAAATATATAGCCGTACATAAATCCCAGTTAATGAATACTTTTCTGTTTCCATACTGAGCATTTATATCATCAATCCAAGCAGCTAATATAGGTTTGCTCCATTTCATAAATTTAGTATCCATATCCAACATACCTTCAAGGTCTTCTAATTTATAAATAGCATCTTGAGTACATTGAGAAGTTAATATTGAAAGGTTAGGGCAATTATAAATTACTTTAGCTGCTGATTTATAATCTATAGAGAAATTTAATTCATTTAATAGAACACCATTCAAATATAAAGGCTCTAAAATTCCTCCCATTATTATCAAGCGTTTAATTTTTTTAAAGAAATCAGGGTCTTTAGTATATGCCCCAGCTATATTACATAATGAACCTATAGCCAATACAACAATTTCACCCTTATTCTTATTAACTGTATTTACTAAAAAATCTACAGCTTCACTATTATAATCTTCAGGAGTTCTTCCGCCCTTATAAAAAGGCACATCAGTTATATCCAAATCTTCGAACATTTGTTTTGTGTTATAATACACAACATGTTCAGCATTATTGGCGAATGTACAAGTTATTCCCAATAAATCAATGTCTTTGTGAGCATACAAATAAGCAAATGTTAAACCATCATCAATATCACTTCTTTTTACTCCCATTGTATTATCACAATCTAAAATTACTTTTGTCATTTTGACCTCCAAAAAATATATATATATAATTATTTTTTAATTATTTTTCCAAGTTTCATAAATAGTTTTAAAAATTAAATATATAGAATAACTTCCAGCATCCATAAAACCTATACTGCGTTCTTGTAAAAATTTTGCTCTTCCCTTAGTGGCTTTCATATTTATAGTAGCATTAGCTCCATTTAATGCTCCTTGCTGTGCAATATTCATTGCTTCTACAAGGTCATTGCCATTATATTTTTCCAATTCATCAACTGCTCCATATAAAGCATCTACCATAGTTTTTTCACCTCTATTAGTATTTGCCATTTCATTAATAGCATGAATTGTATTTAGTACGCTATCTTTAAAAGTTTTGACATTTAATTGTTCATTGTTTAATGTTATAGCCATTTGTATAAATAATGTGCTAAATATAGGACCGCTTGCACCTCCCATACTTCCTAACATGGCATAACCAATACTTTTTACAACTTCTTTGTCTGCTACATTAGAATCTAATTTTTTTATTTCTTCGTAGGCGGTTCTGAAACCTCTTGAAATTGTTAAACCATGGTCTCCGTCTCCAGCTTCGCAGTCTAATTTACATAAATATTCAGCATTTTCACTGAATACTGTATCTAAATTTTTAGATAATTCTATGAACTTGTTCATTATATTATTCTCCTAATAATTTTTTTAAATAGTTGTATCCTTTTTTTGCCTCAGCAAATGGATCTTTATCAGCATTCCAAATAAATAAAGCATCTCCAACCTGAGTACCACTCTCTACAAAAGTTTCCATATCTAAGTATCCGTTATATTTATTTTTATTCAAAACCTCTATTAATTTATGCCAATCAATATGTCCTGTACCTGGAACGCCTCTATGATTTTCTGTTACATGAACACAGCCTATGTAATTAATATATTTATCTACGCTTTCATATATATTATTTTCTTCTATATTCATGTGAAATGTATCAACTAAAAGCTTAACATTATCAAGTCCTATCATGTCTACAAACTCAGCGGCTTCTTCAACTTTATTAAAAAAATCTGTTTCAAACCTGTTTATAACTTCAACATTCAATCCTACGCCTTTACTTTTAGCATATTCACCAACTTCTTTTAAAACTTCACTAGAATTTTTCCATCTTATTTTTCTGCTTTCTTTAGAAAAACCCTGCCATGGTGCATATAATACTCCATTAATAAATAAAGCCTTAGCCCTATGTGCCTTATCTACAGCATTCTTAAGATAATTTAATGCATTGAGTCTTATATCTTTATTAACGCTGCTTGGATCTGTTTCTGGAGATACTCCTGTTCCGCAAATTATTTCTAGACCTAAATTTCTTGCAGCATCAAAAGAATTGAATAATTTTTCTTCGCTAGCTCCATAAAGAGAAATTTCAACTCCATTAAATCCTATATCTTTCACCTTACCTAAAGCTGGTATAATGTCATCTGTCCATTCTTTGCAAAACATAGACATATGTACTGCTATTTTCATTTAAAGTCCTCCTAATATTTAATTTTTATAAATTATTTTTTGGAATCTAAAACTTTAGATATGGATTGAGCCATTATTGTGTTTTCATATACAATAGGTCTATTCATATCATCATATCCTATAAAAGCTTTCATTATTACAGGCTTATCACTGTCTATATTCAATATGTTGGCTTCTGATTCGTTTATATTAATTGATTCTTCAATATCAATTCCTTTAGAAAACTTTAACCCAAAATTTAATTCAAGAACCCTAAATATAGATTGTGTAACCCCCGCTACAGAAAAATACTCAGGTGTTAAATCTGCAGCATAAATACAAGGAATATAAGATCTTGTTATCCAAATAGGCTGATTATCTATATACCTAATCCTCTCAAAAAAATAACATTCATCTTTTTCTTTTATAGATAAATGTTTAGCAACCTTACTATCACTTTTAACAATCTTAAATTTATTAATTTTTGTAGTAGGCTTATGTCCCGCTTTTTGAACCTCTTTGCTGAAACTTCGCATCCAAGTCCAATCTTGAGTATACAAATCATTAATAAATGTACCTACGCCATGAACAGTTCTTATAATACCTTCTTCATGTAAAAGTTTAAAAGCTTTTCTAACTGTTACTCTGCTAACGCTATATTCCTGCTGAGTTTTTAATTCGCTGTTCATTAAAGAACCTCTTTTCAAAGTTCCGTTTTCTATTTTCTTTTTAATATCCTCAGCAATAACTTTATATTTAAATGAATCTGAATCTTTAATAATCTTAGTCCACCTTTTTACAATATTTATTTGCTATATCTACTATATCACTATATAATGTTCTCATATCTCTAAGATTATCAGAACATACATAGTCATTCCATACACTTCTTCCAACCGCATAACCTGAAGCTCCTGCTTTACCAGAAATTTCAAGCTGCTTTTTGAATTCGCTATTTGTTATTCCTGAACTTAATATAATCCATACAGTATTAATTAAATCATTAATACTTTTACATCTATCAAAATTCTCTTCATAAGAAAGATTATTTATATTGCCAGGAAAAACAAGCTTATAAACATCTACCTTATATTTTGAAAGCCTTTTCAACATTCTAATAGTTAAATCATAATTATCAGGGCTTTCCTTGTATAAAATAGGTTCAAGCATAAAAGGAATATTATGTTTTTCGCATTCATTACTAACATATTCTACAATTCTATCTATATCATCAGAAAATTTCATATCAGGGTGATAGTAAACAAATAATTTAATCATATTGCATCCATCTTCTGATAATTTTTCTATTGATACTTTTTTAGTAAGATAATCATCATTGATGGTTTCAATATTATAATTATTATTTTCTATCCCTACCAACACTTCTCCTATATTAATCTCATCTATTATTTTTGTTCCATTAAAAAAATAATAAGTATCTATCAAAACGGCAGAAGTTAAATCTTTTATTTCATTTATCAGCCTAAGTTTTTCTTTAAGAACAATATCTTTATTACTAATATCCGCTCCCTTCATTTTGCATGTAAATACATCATGGTGGTCTATAGCAAAAATATGAAATATGCCGTTTTTTAAAAGTTTTTTTAGCTTATAATTTTTTTCCATTTAAACTCCTTTCTCTAACTTTATTGTTTTTATGTTCATTCTTTTAGCAAAAGTTCTTATTCTTTTCTCTATATGTTTAGGGCATATAATCAAATGATGTTCTATTCCGTTTTCAAAAATAGTATCTACTACTTGATTTACACTGTACTTTTCTCCTTCCTGAGAAAAATCTGTAAAAAATCCTCTAGTACCGCTATATCCTTTATTAGATTTTACTATATTTGCATCTACAGCAAGAATTCTCCCGTCATTGCTATATCTTATTATAGAGGCTTCCTGAGGTTTAAAAGAATAATCATAAGAAAGACCCATTAATTCTCTATTTGGATTTTTTCTGTCAAGCATAGGATGTGATATTATTCTTACATCTTCATTAGGCTGAAAATCCTTGCTTCCTATACCGCAATGCCATAATAATAATTGATTTGTCTTGCTATTTAAACTTGTTAAATCCATCAATGTAGGATTAGAATTAGATAATTCCTTAGCAATTAAAAGAGAAACAGCACCTCCTATATCACCCTCACAAGCTACAGGAACACCTAATTCATTACCAATTAAACTATATAATACACAAGGAACTATTTGTAATGTATCTTGAAAATCAGGCCAGCAAGTACCTGCTATACAATCTATGGCATTTTCTTTTACATATTGTTCAATAACTATATAAGCTTTTGCACTATTTATTAGAGATTTTTCTAATGCCTCAAATTTATTACAAGAGTTTAAAATTAAGTTTTTTGCTCGTTCTATATCATCTTCTTTTAATAACTCTATTTTTTTCATGATATAATTAATATCTATTTTGTTAAATCTCATATTTGGAAAATATTCTTTAAGATGATTGTTTTCTAAATTATAAAAAGTAGGGGCAACATCTCCTATTATACCAATTGTAGAATTAGAAAATTTATTTATAGCTTTAGATACAATGATATTATCTAAAAGTTTAATATTTAACGAATTATCAAATAAATTACCATAATACCAATCTACTTTTACCTTATTTTTAAACTTTCTCATAGCAATACTAGCAAAAATATTAGCAGAAACAGCAGCATTTAATTGAATATCTCCATCTTCAAATGGCTCTTCTTTAAACCAAACTCCTATAGAATAATTGGTATTTTCAAAAGCCATCATGATATCTCCAGAAGAAAAATCTGCAAGCATTATTAAAAGATAATCTATTTTCTGCTGTTCAAAATATTTTCTAGCCTGATAAGCTTCTTCTCCTGTTTTTATTGGCCCATAAGTTATTAAATCAATATTATTATCTTGACTAAATTTAACTATTTCTTTCATAGCTTTTTTATCAATCTCATGATAAATACCATAATAATTATCACTATTTGTTGTCAACATTCCTAACTTCATATATTATCTCCTAAATAATGGGCTGTCAGCCTTATAATCATAATATTTTAAAATTTCTTCATCTGCTTTACAAATTGCTATTGAAAAACCAGACATCTCTTGAGTTGTTACATAAGTTCCAACCCAATTCCTAACGATTTTTATGTTTATGTTATGTAAATATTTTTCTATTTCATTATATATAATAAATAGTTCCATATAAGTCATAGAACCAGCATTATTAAGAAGAACTAAAACTTCATCATTTTTATTAAAAGGCTTATCATCAATAATTCTATCTAACATATACTTTACCAATTCACAAGCCGTAGGCAATTTCATTTTTCCTGTTCCTGCCTCACCATGAACCCCCATACCAACTTCTATTTCATCATCTTCTAATTCAAATGTTTTTAAGCCTGTCTCAGGATGCGTACCGCTGTTAATAGCAACACTTAAAGTTCTTGTGTTGTCTCTTACTCTTTGTGCAAACTCTATAAGTTTTGATATTTCCATTCCATCTTCAGCAGCAGCACAAGTTAATTTGAAAGGAAAAAATAAACCTGCTGTACCTCTTCTTTCACTCTCCATACCTTTAGGGGCACTTGAAATATCGTCCCATAAAACAACCATTTTTACTTTTATTCCTTCAGCTTCTGCTAACATAATAGCCATTTTACTATTTAAAATATCACCAGCATGAGAAGATACAAGTATCAAAATATTTTCATGTCCGTCGCTATGCAGTCTCTTTATAGCTTTTATCATCTCTAAAGGAGAAGGAGCCGTAAATATTTTTCCGCATACATTAGCATCGAATAGTCCCTCACCAACTAAATCTATCATAGCAGGTTCATGACCAGAGCCATTACCAATAATAACAGCTACTTTATTACTGTCTTTTTTATTTTTACGGTACAATATATTACCATCCAATAAAATTACCCTGTCGCTATTAGATTTCTGATATCCTTCCAACATTTCAAGTAAAATATTTTCCTTACTATTAAGTATTTTTTTCATGTTTGTTTCTCCATTTGATAAGATAGCAAAATGTTTAATTAAATAAAAAATAATACATGTATTATATACATGTATTATATACATGTATTACTCATTGTCAATTAAAAAGCAGAAAAAATCTAAAAAAATATCATATTTTTTGTTTAGAGAAATACTCTGAAAGCAGAAAATAATTTTTTTGTGAATACATGTTATTATTTTTTACTATATTTTTATATTAATAGCTTAAAATTATAAAAATATAATCAACTGTATTTTTGTGATAAATTTGTAGGCATACTATATATTTTTTACTTGATGATACTAAAAAAATAATGATAATATTAAATATGATAAATTAAAATTGTAATATATAAATAAAAAAACTGACCTACATTAACAAACATAAGCCAAGTTTTTAATTACTATTTGTGGTGGTTTTGCACACACATCCATATTTCTTTTTGCTACCGAATGAAGTATATTTAGGTATGACCCAAAAAGCAAAAGGACTGCATTCCTATTCAAAAAATATAGTTATTATTTTAAATTTATACAATCTTATAGATATAAAGTAAAAACATTTGCACTTTTTGGTTCTTTTTGCGGCGGGAAAAAGAACAATATAAAAATTTACAAAATATAGTTTTTTATCTTAGTAATAAAATAAAAAAACTTGACTTACATCAATAAACATAAGCCAAGTTTTTAATTATGAAATATTATTAAAAATTATAGAGAAGCCAAAACTTCCTCTATACCTTTTAATTTATCTTCAAACTCTTTTTTCTTTCTGTTTTCTGTGTCTATTGCTTCTTGTTTAGCTTTACTCATAAAGTTTTCATTAGAAAGTTTTTTGTTTACAGCTTCCAAATCTTTTTTGTAGCCTGCTGCTTCTTTTTCTAATCTTTTCTTCTCTGCTTCTAAATCTATTATGCCAACAAGATTAACATTGATTTCACCGCCTTCAAACACTTTAACAAATGAACCCTTATTTCTCTCACTATCTTTTGAAGAGACTATATTCAATGATTCTGTAAGTGAAAGTGCTGATATAATATCCTTATAGCTTTCAGCAGTATTTTTGAAATAATCTGAAGTATAGCGAATTATTACATCAAGTTTTTTGTTCGGAGGCAAATTAAATGATGAGCGAGAATTTCTTATTCCTGAAACAATGTCTTGAATTAAATTGAAATCTTTTTCTATGTCTTCAAATATATATTTAGCATTAGATTTTGGATACTCTCTAATCATCAATGCCTTTGAATCAATATTATGTTTTGGTAAATTAGAATAAATTTCTTCTGTTATAAATGGCATAAATGGGTGAATCATAGCCATTGATTCTTCAAGTACATATAAAAGAACAGCAATAGTTTTTTCTTTTTTGCTTTCGTCTTTCAAATCAAATTTACTTATCTCTATATACCAATCGCAAAACTCATTCCAATAGAATTTATAAATTGTCTGAGAAGCTTCATCAAATCTATACTCTTTTAATTTTTGAGTAGTTGATTCAATAGCCTTTTGAAGTCTTGATAATATCCATTTATCTTTATTTTCAAGAGTGTAGCTGTCTAAATCTTTTATATCAGCATTATCTTCAATGTTACCAAAAATATATTTAGCACTATTGTAAATTTTATTAGCAAACTTTCCGCCCATT contains:
- a CDS encoding GntR family transcriptional regulator is translated as MNIVKRWTKIIKDSDSFKYKVIAEDIKKKIENGTLKRGSLMNSELKTQQEYSVSRVTVRKAFKLLHEEGIIRTVHGVGTFINDLYTQDWTWMRSFSKEVQKAGHKPTTKINKFKIVKSDSKVAKHLSIKEKDECYFFERIRYIDNQPIWITRSYIPCIYAADLTPEYFSVAGVTQSIFRVLELNFGLKFSKGIDIEESININESEANILNIDSDKPVIMKAFIGYDDMNRPIVYENTIMAQSISKVLDSKK
- the dhaL gene encoding dihydroxyacetone kinase subunit DhaL translates to MNKFIELSKNLDTVFSENAEYLCKLDCEAGDGDHGLTISRGFRTAYEEIKKLDSNVADKEVVKSIGYAMLGSMGGASGPIFSTLFIQMAITLNNEQLNVKTFKDSVLNTIHAINEMANTNRGEKTMVDALYGAVDELEKYNGNDLVEAMNIAQQGALNGANATINMKATKGRAKFLQERSIGFMDAGSYSIYLIFKTIYETWKNN
- a CDS encoding dihydroxyacetone kinase subunit DhaK, which translates into the protein MKKILNSKENILLEMLEGYQKSNSDRVILLDGNILYRKNKKDSNKVAVIIGNGSGHEPAMIDLVGEGLFDANVCGKIFTAPSPLEMIKAIKRLHSDGHENILILVSSHAGDILNSKMAIMLAEAEGIKVKMVVLWDDISSAPKGMESERRGTAGLFFPFKLTCAAAEDGMEISKLIEFAQRVRDNTRTLSVAINSGTHPETGLKTFELEDDEIEVGMGVHGEAGTGKMKLPTACELVKYMLDRIIDDKPFNKNDEVLVLLNNAGSMTYMELFIIYNEIEKYLHNINIKIVRNWVGTYVTTQEMSGFSIAICKADEEILKYYDYKADSPLFRR
- a CDS encoding nucleoside hydrolase gives rise to the protein MTKVILDCDNTMGVKRSDIDDGLTFAYLYAHKDIDLLGITCTFANNAEHVVYYNTKQMFEDLDITDVPFYKGGRTPEDYNSEAVDFLVNTVNKNKGEIVVLAIGSLCNIAGAYTKDPDFFKKIKRLIIMGGILEPLYLNGVLLNELNFSIDYKSAAKVIYNCPNLSILTSQCTQDAIYKLEDLEGMLDMDTKFMKWSKPILAAWIDDINAQYGNRKVFINWDLCTAIYLTNPELFTTENKRIVKIEDNMKTGWLQVDDGSRSDDEVNIVDIPTKIINLEKFNELFYEMISKMN
- a CDS encoding MFS transporter, which codes for MDKLTIREKFFFGVGSLGKDLYMGFISYYLMIYFTDVFGISALAVGTLFFVARLWDAINDPMMGVIADKTNTRWGKYRPYLLFVPIFAAITFTMMLIPVNISNAGKIVWAYITYIGIGMAYTALDIPMMSMVPTFTTDDKDKTSILAFQRWFAFLAFVLAASLTIPMVESLGGGNVGKGYMYYGIIVSVISLISSWLCFANVKEKRDLGKLPVNKLKDYINILKVNKPFMKVVWIRIAYDFGMQMTSGVTTYWIIYFLKKPELIPYLMPITMGSGLLGFMFLPKIIEKLGKKTVSNLGFIGLIISCFMKYFLGKNIILLVAALILAGIAISALNLANISMLADTAEYSHWKLGKRSDSLLFALNTFAYKIALAVSGGVIGFVLAISNYVPNVEQTPYTLKMLNLMFGIGPVIFLIFGMILVKKYEITEEKYAQIIKDIEAGKIGESNN
- a CDS encoding sugar phosphate isomerase/epimerase; amino-acid sequence: MKIAVHMSMFCKEWTDDIIPALGKVKDIGFNGVEISLYGASEEKLFNSFDAARNLGLEIICGTGVSPETDPSSVNKDIRLNALNYLKNAVDKAHRAKALFINGVLYAPWQGFSKESRKIRWKNSSEVLKEVGEYAKSKGVGLNVEVINRFETDFFNKVEEAAEFVDMIGLDNVKLLVDTFHMNIEENNIYESVDKYINYIGCVHVTENHRGVPGTGHIDWHKLIEVLNKNKYNGYLDMETFVESGTQVGDALFIWNADKDPFAEAKKGYNYLKKLLGE
- a CDS encoding iron-containing alcohol dehydrogenase, encoding MLVNFEYLLPTKIIFGENKYKEINKYIKELSQNNVLLVTDKFLLNQAYTNDIIKSNSIKYIYSEVTPNPTNLQVMDLAKYIESNNIDTILVIGGGSSIDIAKAASVVANTNTNITEYLDSNPNKLEIKKTIPIIALPTTSGTGSEVSKYAVISDSKTHLKDSITSDLICPKIAIVDPVLTIGMPSAVTISTGLDALSHALESLVSTIENPFTNILAINAIELIFNNLNKVRLNGNDLEARSNMSFASTLAGIAMSHCCGTMGHAMGCQLTSQYNVPHGLACGVLQKYALDYAGDKKHNLKMLVDYLDKSNCNIEEAVSILQNKLDELFNQLGIEMNLKEYSMTDDGIEIMTKDSMNHGCMGLNPVKMDNKDINKVFQKLM